Proteins encoded in a region of the Trichosurus vulpecula isolate mTriVul1 chromosome 9, mTriVul1.pri, whole genome shotgun sequence genome:
- the QARS1 gene encoding glutamine--tRNA ligase, whose protein sequence is MATDSLSLFTGLGLSEHKARETLKNEALSAQLQAAAAQAQQVLGPSIDKSTGTLLYNVASRLKDPRRLSFLVGYVTNKKILTDLQLSAALEYLRSHPLDPINTTDFEQECGVGVTVTPEQIEEAVEAVIGRHREQLLKERYHFNMGVLMGEARIALKWADGKTIKNEVDMQVLHLLGPKTEADLEKKPKVAKTRHEEKDLKASRTSASNGEAPATSLSLMEQLRGEALRFHKPGENYKTPGYVVTPNTMPLLQQHMEITGGQVRTRFPPEPNGILHIGHAKAINFNFGYAKANNGICFLRYDDTNPEKEEEKYFTGIRDMVEWLGYKPYKVTHASDYFDQLYAWAVELIRRGHAYVCHQQVEEIKGHNPPPSPWRDRPSEESLLLFEGMKKGKFAEGEATLRMKLVMEDGKMDPVAYRIKYTPHHRTGDKWCIYPTYDYTHCLCDSIEHITHSLCTKEFQARRSSYFWLCNALDVYCPVQWEYGRLNLHYTVVSKRKIIQLVEAGAVRDWDDPRLFTLTALRRRGFPPEAINNFCARVGVTVAQTTMEPHLLEACVREVLNDGAPRAMAVLKPLRVTITNFPESKAIDVIAPNFPADETKGFHRIPFLPTIYIEHTDFKEEPEKGYKRLAPGQPVGLRHAGYVIDVQNIIKNASGQVTELEVTCSKSDASEKPKAFIHWVSEPLQCEVRIYERLFQHKNPEDPSEVPGGFLSDLNLDSLSVIEDALVDCSVSDAKPFDKFQFERLGYFSVDPDSTERKLVFNRTVTLKEDPGKI, encoded by the exons GCTCAGCAAGTCTTGGGTCCCAGCATTGACAAGTCTACAGGAACACTTCTATACAATGTGGCCTCTCGCCTCAAGGATCCCCGACGGTTATCCTTTCTGGTGGGTTATGTTACCAACAAGAAGATCCTCACGGACTTGCAGCTCAGTG CTGCCCTGGAGTACCTGCGGAGCCACCCCTTGGACCCTATCAACACCACAGACTTTGAGCAGGAGTGTGGTGTGGGTGTCACAGTGACCCCAGAGCAGATTGAAGAGGCT GTGGAAGCTGTGATTGGTCGGCACCGTGAACAGCTTCTGAAAGAACGGTATCATTTCAACATGGGGGTGCTAATGG GTGAGGCTAGGATAGCACTGAAGTGGGCAGATGGCAAGACCATTAAGAATGAGGTGGATATGCAG GTTCTCCATCTTCTAGGCCCAAAGACAGAGGCTGATTTGGAGAAGAAGCCCAAG GTTGCAAAGACGAGACATGAGGAAAAAGACTTGAAGGCATCTAGGACCTCAGCATCAAATG GTGAGGCACCTGCAACATCTCTGTCTCTGATGGAACAGCTCAGGGGTGAAGCACTCAGGTTCCACAAACCAG GTGAAAACTACAAAACCCCTGGCTATGTGGTCACACCCAACACCATGCCTCTGTTGCAGCAGCACATGGAAATCACAGGGGGACAG gtGCGAACACGATTCCCACCGGAGCCCAATGGTATTTTGCATATTGGACATGCCAAGGCCATCAACTTCAACTTTGGCTATGCCAAG GCCAACAATGGAATCTGTTTTCTGCGCTATGACGACACGAAtcctgagaaggaggaggagaaatactTCACTGGCATCCGGGACATGGTAGAATGGCTGG GTTACAAGCCCTACAAGGTGACTCACGCCTCAGACTACTTTGACCAGCTCTATGCCTGGGCTGTGGAACTCATCCGAAG AGGTCATGCCTATGTCTGCCACCAGCAGGTAGAAGAGATTAAAGGCCACAATCCTCCACCCTCCCCATGGCGAGATCGGCCAAGTGAAGAGTCTTTATTGCTTTTTGAG GGAATGAAGAAGGGGAAGTTTGCTGAAGGAGAGGCCACACTGAGGATGAAACTGGTTATGGAGGATGGAAAGATGGACCCAGTGGCCTATCGCATCAAGTACACACCTCATCATCGAACTGGTGATAAGTG GTGCATCTACCCCACATATGATTACacacactgcctgtgtgactccATCGAGCACATTACCCACTCTCTTTGCACCAAAGAGTTCCAGGCCCG GCGATCCTCCTACTTCTGGCTCTGCAATGCACTTGATGTATACTGCCCAGTTCAGTGGGAGTATGGCCGCCTCAATCTGCACTACACGGTTGTGTCCAAGCGGAAGATCATTCAGTTGGTGGAGGCTGGTGCAGTCAG GGACTGGGATGATCCTCGGCTCTTCACACTCACAGCGCTCCGTCGTCGAGGCTTCCCTCCTGAGGCGATCAATAACTTTTGTGCCCGG GTGGGTGTGACTGTTGCTCAGACAACGATGGAGCCTCATCTGCTGGAAGCCTGTGTTCGAGAAGTGCTGAATGATGGGGCCCCCAGGGCCATGGCTGTACTCAAGCCACTCCGGGTCACCATTACCAACTTCCCAGAGAGCAAG GCAATTGATGTCATCGCACCCAACTTTCCAGCTGATGAGACCAAAGGCTTTCACCGGATCCCCTTTTTACCCACAATCTACATTGAGCACACAGATTTTAAAGAG GAGCCAGAAAAGGGTTACAAACGTCTTGCGCCAGGCCAGCCAGTAGGCCTGAGACATGCGGGTTATGTTATCGATGTACAGAATATCATCAAG AATGCCAGTGGCCAGGTGACTGAGCTGGAGGTGACCTGCAGCAAGTCAGATGCTTCTGAGAAGCCCAAAGCTTTTATACACTGGGTATCTGAGCCCTTGCAGTGCGAGGTCCGAATCTATGAGAGGCT GTTCCAACACAAAAACCCTGAGGATCCTTCTGAAGTCCCTGGTGGATTCTTAAGTGACTTGAACTTG GACTCTCTGAGTGTGATTGAGGATGCCTTGGTGGATTGCTCAGTCAGTGACGCAAAACCCTTTGATAAGTTCCAGTTTGAACGCCTGGGTTACTTCTCTGTGGATCCAGATAGTACGGAAAGAAAG ctTGTCTTTAACAGGACAGTCACTCTGAAGGAGGATCCTGGAAAAATATGA